The Apium graveolens cultivar Ventura chromosome 10, ASM990537v1, whole genome shotgun sequence nucleotide sequence AACTACTAAAAGAGGAGATTAGTATCTTACTATTTTGAGCTGGTTAAGCTTTTCATAATCGATTTCTTTGTTACCGATAACTTGCAAAACCTCTTCTCTTGCACGAGATTGCCAGTCACTTTACTCAGACATACAATAGTCCACACGAGCAAACGTGCAGTTGAATCTGCTCCAGCCGAATAACATACCTTGCACTCATTTATCACTTCTTCCATAGTCCTGATCCTTCTTGTATATCGTTTTTGGTGGCATCCAGTAATATACTCAACAAGTCATCGGAGTTTACTTTCTCTCCCATTTTAAGCATCTTCTCTCGTTTCTTAGTGATCTTCGTCAGTTGCTCTATCATTTCATTGTTTAATTTTCTCATTTTCTTGTTTGCACTAGCTTTGAAGTGCCTACAAACAGATGAAAGAATATCGATGAAACTACATAAAAAAATTATGTTCCTCAATTGAAAGAATGTCTAGTATGTACAATCAGTATTACCTAGACCGTGGAATGTAACTAGATCCCATACACTGGAACGCAAGATCGGCTGGCATCTCGTGGAGTTGGAATATTCTTCTTCCTTCTTTAtaaaaaactgctaaatgctgCTCGACAAATCATATCACAAGCCAGAATTTCGATATAAGGCCATACATCCATTTCAGCAGTTCCAGTAGTCGAGACTAATGCCTTCCACTTAccaattgtatctttacaactaAATGAAAGTTCTGGTAATGCACCCTTCAAATAAAGATTAAACAAATCAATGAATATATGTGTCAAAGGGCCGGTTCTTTACCTTTAATCATGTACCTTCAGCTTCTCTACATTAAAATCTGGGTTAATTATCTTCCTATGTCTTAGCCATGTACCTTCTAAAATTTTTGCTCCTCTGGTAGATGCACTTCTGGCCACAAGTGGAATAAACACTAGCAATCCTTTTCTTGCATTATAAATTCCGTCAGATTACCTTTGCGGATAGAACTCTTCCGCGTCTTTGCCCAAAGTTTCAGTGTCATGGTTGTGAAAAATGACTGCCATGGTCATGTCATATTTCTTAGTTTGATCTTCTTGGAAGTAGCTCGTAGAAGCATACCTGCTGGTGGATATAACCTAAGCACCTCGTACAATATCATGGTTATCTGAAATCGAAGATACCAGAAAGGCATACAAAGAGCATTATTTTATGTAAGACGCAAGACAATAAATATCCATCCCACAAAATCATGGCATAAAAGTAGAAATCTGAAAGAAAAAAACTGGCGGAAGGCATAGAAATTAAATAAGGCAAGTGAATAAAGTTTAAAGCGTGCTACAACACCATGGTTGTTAAGTCGACAAGTCGAGCCCGAGTACCGTGGAACTGACTAGTCGACAAGTCGCCCGACTAGTCGTAAAAAGTCATAAATAGTCGACAATATCCTATTTAGagtaattataatatataatataagtaAACAAACTTCAAAATAATAGTTCAAGTAAAAACTAATAGATAATAAGTTCAAATACCCAAATTCAAACATCTCTAATCAAATAAAAACATAACTAAAGAGTCAAATCAACTAAACAAACACAATCATGCATCATAATCATCCATCTCGCAATCATCTCCATCTCCTCCTTGGGTATTCTCCTCGGGTGGGACACCATAATCATCTTCCGCTTCCTCATCATCAAAAGGAATattatcttcatcttcatcttcttcatcaatccGATCTTGTGTCGAACTAGTGTTCCGTCGAGTATAGGTTAGAGTGGAACCACCTCTAGCTCTCCTCAGAAAATTACATCCCTCAAGTGATTCAGATGCACCCGAAGCTATATCCACCGCTTCCCAAAACCTATCCTCAATGCCAACCCACTCATTAGCCCATTCCAAGTCCTCAAATACAAGTGGATCAAATTTCCTTCCTAGCTCACATCTCTTTTTGAATCTTGAATCAATCTTCCAGTTGTATTGGACATACACCAAGTCAAACGTTGATGTTCCAACCTATTCATCTTCTTCGTATGTATCTAAATTAATTAAATGTAATTAGGCCAACAATAGGAGAAATAGTTGTAACAACACTAAAACCCATAAATCTCTAATTATCTTCTTATTTTATTTTTGCTAAGTTATCTCTAATTATCTTGGTTACCCTTCTTTTTTacaaaatatataatataaaatatttcaTTCATTTATAGGAGAACAATCCTATTGCAAGTATACACTCACGTAATAGCCCATGACTGGCCTCTATATTAGCTCATAATTTTCACAACATTAATACATTGTATAATTGTGTTGCAGATACTGGGTCTAggagatttttagaatttatactCTCAAAATTGAATTTTTGTGGTAATACAAACACATCAAATTTGAAAGATCATCAGACAGCGAACAGTTCAATAAAAACTAAGTACCATATATGTCCGTTCTTTGTTCTTGTGCTACATTAGTGATTTTTGGGTTACTTCACGCTTTTTGCTCAAGTTTAACTCTATTTTAGTGTTCATTTCATTGTTACAAGTGTTGGTTTGTTGTCTCTCATATAGCTAATAGCTTCACCACTGTATATTAGCCTTAATATCAATGTTTAGTGTTGTATGAAACTATGAATTGACTTTTACCTCAAATGCGCCACACTTTTTCATTGATGTCAGTACTCACTGATGAAACATCCGTAAGTTTATCCTGCAGAAACGCACAACAAACTAAGTTTAATTAGGAGGGTGTAAAATTTATTACAGACATGACAATTTATTGATGCATCTTTCATCATACTTGTAGCCTGCTGTATATGTACCCGAATAAGAAACTCTGCTTCTTTCTCAAAGAGAGTAAAAGTTGTAGTAGCACTGAACGCCTATAGTATCAAATCATAAGTACAATTTGAATATATATTTTGAACAAGTTAGTTTAGGTAATTTGGCAACAAAAAAAGGAGTTAGTTTAGGTTGGCCGTGTGTCGTGCTTACATCTTTAATTTTGTGAGCATAAGAATATTTATCTAAAAAGTAACATATATGGTAAATTTTGATGGAGACCAGAGTCGTGTTTGCATCTTTAATTTTGTGAGCATAAAAATATTTATCTTAAAAGTAATATAGAGGGTTAATTTTGATAGAGACCACTTAATTTTGATAGAGACCACTTTGGATTCGACTCTCTAAGATCAAATATAATCAAGTAGTCATTAATCCGAAAATTAAAGAACACCTACAAACAAAGTATCAAATCATAAGCACAATTTGCATATACATATTGAACGAGTTAGTTCAGGTAATTGAgcaacaaaaagaaaaaggagttagtaaaGGTTCGACGTGCTTACATCTTTAATTTTTGTGCGCATAAGAATATTTATCTAGAGAGTAATTTTTAGGGTTAATTTCTATGGAGACCACTTTACATTTGACTCTCTTAGATAAACTAAATCAACTAGTCCATATATATCCCACACAAATATTCGATCGTAAATTTTAGTTCTTTTCTCCAAGAAATCTAGTAATGTGCTGGAGATCACTTTGTATTTAACTCTCTAAGATCAAACAAAATCAATTAGTCCATATAAATCCCACACAAATATTCGATCATAAATTTTAGTTCTTTTCTCCAACAAATCTAGTAATGTGCTGgaaagcatatatatatatatatatatatatatgataaatgTACATTGTTCTGCAAGTATAAAAATTGCAGAACATTTGTCTTTGATTGTAATAAAAAATGGCAGAACATAGCTCAAAAAAATATGGAAAAGATGTGAGGTGGTAAATCTGTTTAAATTGCAAACAAAAAAGCAAAATTAAATAACCCACATTGTATTTCCATGTCGAAAGTATTGAGTACCTTTTGCTTAGTATATTGGCATTTCAGTTGTATGCCAGTGGCCAGCCCTTTCCGCAAAACTTAGATGGAACAAATTTCTTTTCAGAATAAGCTTCTGTTGTCTTCCAATGGAAAAATGTGGAAGCTACGCTGCTGCCTTATAGCAGTTGGCTATCAATCATTCCCACGTGTGACTGTGAACAGACATACAAAACATATATGGATATAATGTGGCCTGAATgacataaatgaaataaaatagtTAAGCTGGGGATGGCGTAAAGGACAGGGGTGACTTACTCGCTTCATAATTCAAATCAGTCATAATCCTCATTTGAACTAAGGACGGTGTCATCTTCTGAATGTGAATAGACGTATCCGACAAACTCCAGATGACTTCTTAACTGAGACAGACATTCATATATATGAGTTGcttgctgatgtgctttgtctcTGATAAAAAACTCATACACGTTCCCATCGACCTCAATTGAACTGCAACCTGGAACCTTCTCCACTCTTTTTTTCCTCATCAACTCCCTGGTCTCTCTGGCTTTCTCCCACATATTTGCTTCACCATATATATTGGCGAGCAAAACGTAATTTCCACTGTCAAGTGGATCCATCTCAAAAAGTTTAAAAGCAGCTCTTTCTCCAATTTCAACATTTTTATGAACTCGACAGGCAAATAACAAAGCCCCCCAAACCACAGCATCAGCTTTCATTGGCATGTTATTTATAAGCTCTTCCGCTTCTTCTAGTAGACCAGCCCTGCCTAGGAGGTCAACCATGCAAGAATAGTGCTTGAGTTTGGGGGTAATATTATACTTTAAACTCATTTGGGTAAAAAACATACGTCCCTCTTCAACCAACCCTCCATGACAACAAGCCGACAAGAGCCCTAAAAAGGTGATTGCATCTGGCTCCAAGCCACAGTCAATCATCTGCAGGAAATAAGATATCGCATCATGTGCCTTACCATGATTTGCGAATCCACCAATAATAGAAGTCCAAGTCAAAGAGTTTTTATCAGGCATCTCACTGAAAACCTGGAGTGCCCTTTCCATATCACCACATTTTACATACATGTCAACTAAAGCTGTGCCTAAAGTAACATTAACACAAAGTTTTTGTTTTGCAATGTAATGCTGAATCCAAATTCCAACCTCAAGAGCTCCTAGTTGTGAGCATGCAGATAAACAGTTTACCATAGTCACCTCATCCGGCTTAAAATTCCTGGCTTGCATATCGTGAAACAAGTCCAACGCCTCTTTGCTACGATTAGCTTGAACGTAACCACCTATCATCGCATTCCACGGAACAACATCTTTCTCCGGCATTTCTTCAAAAATTCTCTTAGCTGTATCAAGAAAACCAAATTTAACATAACCCATAACCATAGTAGTCCAAGACACTACACTTCTCTTTTCCATCTTATCAAATACAACCTCCGCAGCACCAAGATCCCCACACTTCACATACATGTCCACTAGCGCATTAGCAAGTGGAACCGTCAACTTCACTTTCTTTTCCTCAATAACCCTATGAAACTCCATCCCACCGTTCAAATCCCCCAATTGAGCACACGACGAAACCACCCCAAGCATCGTAACATCATCAGG carries:
- the LOC141689339 gene encoding pentatricopeptide repeat-containing protein At2g22410, mitochondrial, with amino-acid sequence MTTLSHLNLKPLHKKYSHNLYLYLFYSSFTQRSRSLLPHKENPTYWNTTHSFIHSTPLLSRLEKCNSMPHFKVIQAQIIITGLISDGLAASRLVAFCAISDHGCLDYCRKLLLFTPQSKVFSWNVAIRGYLEKANVEKGLLLYKELMQCSGLRPDNYTFPLLFKCCARLGWVRLGYGVLGQVLRLGFESDLFVRNAAIHVLVSCGELGVARKVFDESCVRDLVSWNSMINGFVRNGKGGEALRIYREMELLGVQPDDVTMLGVVSSCAQLGDLNGGMEFHRVIEEKKVKLTVPLANALVDMYVKCGDLGAAEVVFDKMEKRSVVSWTTMVMGYVKFGFLDTAKRIFEEMPEKDVVPWNAMIGGYVQANRSKEALDLFHDMQARNFKPDEVTMVNCLSACSQLGALEVGIWIQHYIAKQKLCVNVTLGTALVDMYVKCGDMERALQVFSEMPDKNSLTWTSIIGGFANHGKAHDAISYFLQMIDCGLEPDAITFLGLLSACCHGGLVEEGRMFFTQMSLKYNITPKLKHYSCMVDLLGRAGLLEEAEELINNMPMKADAVVWGALLFACRVHKNVEIGERAAFKLFEMDPLDSGNYVLLANIYGEANMWEKARETRELMRKKRVEKVPGCSSIEVDGNVYEFFIRDKAHQQATHIYECLSQLRSHLEFVGYVYSHSEDDTVLSSNEDYD